One window from the genome of Pseudonocardia hierapolitana encodes:
- a CDS encoding M48 family metallopeptidase → MTTRSNPGPRKSGGAGKSRRGQPAHPTGRVRFPGISPRAYEHPVDRGALAALRMAPGFAEVLKALSGFFHERGERLRAVGSSIRVGPTQYPELDRLRLECAEILDIDPPQMFVTRDPDANAMTLGMDAPFIVLNTGLVELLDTDCLRFAIGHEMGHILSGHAVYRTMMVRLIELQLSMSWMPVSAIGLRAIRAALSEWYRKAELSCDRAGLLCAQDPRAALETHIVMAGGLRPAEVDIPAFLQQAAEYSAGEDVRDSLLKLRHTERLSHPLAVVRAAQLQQWAASVEYRAILAGDYARRTEDRPTDHWSADIGSAAKSYRDSVVTSSDPLAKVFADVGEAVSTTAGRFWGRINGDVG, encoded by the coding sequence ATGACCACGCGATCGAACCCGGGGCCGCGCAAGTCCGGTGGGGCGGGCAAGTCCCGCCGCGGACAACCCGCCCATCCCACAGGCAGGGTGCGGTTTCCCGGGATCAGCCCGCGCGCCTACGAACACCCGGTGGACCGGGGCGCGCTCGCCGCCCTCCGCATGGCCCCCGGGTTCGCCGAGGTGCTCAAGGCACTGTCGGGCTTCTTCCACGAGCGTGGGGAACGACTCAGGGCCGTCGGGTCGTCGATCCGCGTCGGCCCCACCCAGTACCCCGAACTGGACCGGCTGCGTCTCGAGTGCGCGGAGATCCTCGACATCGATCCCCCGCAGATGTTCGTGACCCGCGACCCCGACGCCAACGCGATGACCCTCGGCATGGACGCGCCGTTCATCGTGCTGAACACGGGGCTCGTCGAGCTGCTCGACACCGACTGCCTGCGGTTCGCGATCGGGCACGAGATGGGGCACATCCTCTCCGGCCACGCCGTGTACCGGACGATGATGGTGCGCCTCATCGAGCTGCAGCTGAGCATGTCCTGGATGCCGGTGAGCGCGATCGGCCTGCGGGCGATCAGGGCCGCGCTGAGCGAGTGGTACCGCAAGGCGGAGCTGTCGTGCGACCGCGCCGGACTGCTGTGCGCCCAGGACCCGCGCGCCGCCCTGGAGACCCACATCGTGATGGCGGGCGGGTTGCGTCCCGCCGAGGTCGACATCCCCGCGTTCCTCCAGCAGGCCGCCGAGTACAGCGCGGGCGAGGACGTCCGCGACAGCCTTCTGAAGCTGCGGCACACGGAGCGGCTGAGCCACCCCCTCGCCGTGGTGCGCGCGGCGCAGCTGCAGCAATGGGCGGCGTCGGTCGAGTACCGCGCCATCCTCGCCGGGGACTACGCGCGCCGGACCGAGGACCGCCCCACGGACCACTGGTCGGCCGACATCGGCTCCGCCGCCAAGAGCTACCGGGACTCCGTCGTCACCTCCAGCGATCCGCTCGCCAAGGTCTTCGCCGACGTCGGCGAGGCGGTGTCCACCACGGCCGGTCGCTTCTGGGGACGGATCAACGGCGATGTCGGCTAA
- a CDS encoding NADP-dependent oxidoreductase, which translates to MKAIVATDQAAEAAGITLAERPEPTPAINDVVVEVHASGFVPAEWEWPSTWVDRSGHDRAQAIIGHEFAGVVTSLGYGTTGLSLGQRVFGITDWHRDGTLAEYAAVEARNLAPLPGNVDFTVGASLPISGLTAWQGLFQHGRLQAGQSVLAHGAAGAVGSVVTQLARELGAYVIGTGRAADRQAALDFGANEFLDLDNEDLDDIGGVDLVFDVIGGDIQRRSASIIRPGGTLVSVVGPAEARPADGLAADFVVESVPSQLVEIVDRVRDGRLRTHIGTVATLDDAVPALNPSERRKGKTVIRVRP; encoded by the coding sequence ATGAAGGCAATCGTCGCTACGGACCAGGCCGCGGAAGCAGCCGGGATCACACTCGCGGAGCGGCCTGAGCCGACCCCGGCGATCAACGACGTCGTCGTTGAAGTCCATGCGTCGGGCTTCGTCCCGGCAGAGTGGGAGTGGCCCTCGACGTGGGTCGATCGCTCCGGTCACGATCGAGCCCAGGCGATCATCGGCCACGAGTTCGCCGGAGTGGTCACCTCCCTCGGCTACGGCACAACGGGACTCTCGCTCGGACAGCGGGTGTTCGGGATCACGGACTGGCACCGCGACGGAACCCTGGCCGAGTACGCGGCCGTGGAGGCACGCAACCTTGCGCCGCTGCCGGGGAACGTCGACTTCACGGTGGGCGCCAGTCTGCCGATCTCCGGCCTGACCGCGTGGCAAGGCCTGTTCCAGCACGGTCGTCTTCAGGCGGGGCAAAGCGTCCTCGCACACGGCGCCGCCGGCGCGGTCGGGTCCGTGGTGACGCAGCTCGCCCGAGAGCTCGGCGCCTACGTCATCGGTACCGGGCGGGCGGCGGACCGCCAGGCGGCGCTCGACTTCGGCGCGAACGAGTTCCTCGACCTCGACAACGAGGATCTCGACGACATCGGCGGGGTCGACCTGGTCTTCGATGTCATCGGCGGTGACATCCAAAGGCGCTCGGCGAGCATCATCCGGCCTGGCGGGACGCTGGTGTCGGTCGTCGGACCTGCTGAAGCTCGCCCTGCCGACGGCCTCGCGGCCGACTTCGTCGTCGAGTCCGTCCCGAGTCAGCTGGTGGAGATCGTCGACCGGGTGCGGGACGGGCGCCTCCGTACGCACATCGGAACCGTCGCGACCCTCGACGACGCCGTCCCCGCGCTCAACCCGAGCGAGCGGCGCAAGGGCAAGACCGTCATCCGTGTGCGCCCCTGA
- a CDS encoding phosphoribosyltransferase family protein — protein MSNPTDTQDAVLALMSARAGHFPLESGHHGELWLELDALFWEPAALEPFANRLAELIRPHAPDVVCGPLVGGAYLGQVVATRLGVRFCHTERTSAGDGGLYAATYELPRALDARLAGLRVAVVDDVVNAGSAVRATLAALTRADARPVALGALLALGTTPAAVAASAGLPLETVATRRNEIFEPEHCPLCVKGEPLQRP, from the coding sequence ATGTCGAACCCGACGGACACCCAGGACGCCGTGCTGGCCCTGATGTCGGCCCGCGCCGGGCACTTCCCGCTGGAGTCGGGTCACCACGGCGAGCTGTGGCTGGAACTGGACGCGCTGTTCTGGGAGCCCGCGGCCCTCGAGCCCTTCGCGAACCGGCTGGCGGAGCTGATCCGGCCGCACGCGCCGGACGTCGTGTGCGGCCCGCTCGTCGGCGGCGCGTACCTCGGCCAGGTCGTCGCCACCCGGCTCGGGGTGCGGTTCTGCCACACGGAACGGACCTCGGCCGGCGACGGCGGCCTGTACGCGGCGACCTACGAGCTCCCCCGCGCGCTGGACGCCCGGCTCGCCGGCCTGCGGGTGGCGGTCGTCGACGACGTGGTGAACGCCGGGTCGGCCGTACGTGCCACCCTCGCCGCGCTCACGCGGGCCGATGCGCGGCCGGTGGCGCTCGGGGCGCTGCTCGCGCTCGGCACCACGCCTGCGGCGGTGGCCGCATCGGCCGGCCTGCCGCTCGAGACGGTCGCCACCCGGCGGAACGAGATCTTCGAGCCGGAGCACTGCCCGCTGTGCGTAAAGGGAGAGCCC
- a CDS encoding threo-3-hydroxy-L-aspartate ammonia-lyase, producing the protein MPTPPTFADVQAAAERIRGHAHRTPVLTSRRIDAEIGAHIHFKCENFQRMGAFKFRGAFNALSRFDEDRRRAGVVTYSSGNHAQAIALAARILDVPATILMPHDAPESKVAATLGYGASVVRFDRYTEDREEIGRALAADKGLTLVPPYDHPDVIAGQGTAAMELFEEVGELDALFVCLGGGGLLSGSALAARALSPSCRVIGVEPEAGDDGLRSLRTGSIVHIDTPQTIADGAQTQHLGVLPFEIIRRDVDDILTASDDELVAAMRVFASTMKIVVEPTGCLAFAAVRRFGAELAGQRVGVLVSGGNVDLDRFAALVTAPAGS; encoded by the coding sequence ATGCCGACGCCACCCACCTTCGCCGACGTGCAGGCGGCCGCGGAGCGGATCCGAGGGCATGCGCACCGCACGCCGGTGCTGACCTCACGACGGATCGACGCCGAGATCGGCGCCCACATCCATTTCAAGTGCGAGAACTTCCAGCGGATGGGCGCGTTCAAGTTCCGCGGCGCCTTCAACGCCTTGTCGCGGTTCGACGAAGATCGGCGCCGGGCGGGGGTCGTGACCTACTCGTCGGGCAACCACGCCCAGGCGATCGCACTCGCGGCGAGGATCCTCGACGTCCCGGCCACCATCCTGATGCCGCACGACGCGCCCGAGAGCAAGGTCGCCGCGACGCTGGGGTACGGCGCATCGGTGGTGCGGTTCGACCGCTACACCGAGGACCGCGAGGAGATCGGCCGTGCGCTCGCCGCGGACAAGGGCCTCACCCTGGTGCCGCCGTACGACCACCCGGACGTCATCGCCGGGCAGGGCACGGCCGCCATGGAGTTGTTCGAGGAGGTCGGCGAGCTCGACGCGCTGTTCGTCTGCCTCGGCGGGGGTGGCCTCCTGTCGGGATCGGCGCTCGCCGCGCGGGCGCTGTCGCCGTCGTGCCGGGTGATCGGCGTCGAGCCCGAAGCGGGCGACGACGGTCTCCGTTCGCTGCGCACCGGGTCCATCGTGCACATCGACACGCCGCAGACGATCGCCGACGGCGCGCAGACCCAGCACCTCGGCGTGCTCCCGTTCGAGATCATCCGCCGCGACGTGGACGACATCCTCACGGCGAGCGACGATGAGCTCGTGGCGGCGATGCGGGTGTTCGCGTCGACGATGAAGATCGTCGTGGAGCCGACGGGCTGCCTCGCGTTCGCCGCCGTGCGCCGGTTCGGCGCCGAGCTCGCCGGGCAGCGGGTCGGGGTGCTGGTGAGCGGCGGCAACGTCGACCTCGACCGTTTCGCTGCGCTCGTCACGGCGCCGGCCGGCTCCTGA
- a CDS encoding cytochrome P450 yields the protein MWGARTRIIAALARLRLGRRHTGSTDALLSVLPDSALVPLQREGLDPVAELAERRAVEPVSRMKLPFGLRAWLVTGYEETKAVLANSPAFSNDFSNLVGTVGITADQNPGGLGFTDPPNHTRLRKLLTPEFTGHRLRRLTPRIEAIVEGQLDDMQAAAAAGERVDLVQTFALPIPSLTICELLGVPYSDRSEFQRLSTTRFDLLGGVTGSLGAISESMEYLLKIVQKQRDEPGDGLLGRLVREHGDDLSDHELAGLADGLLTGGLETTASMLALGTIVLMRHPESRDAIGESDEAVDAFVDELLRYLTVVQVAFPRFARHRLKIGGATIEKGDIVLCSLSAANRDGGMDEFDPGRPTRPHLAFGHGLHRCIGAELARMELRAAYPALVRRFPDIRLGTEPSELPFRKLSFVFGIDTLPVDLGVTAPRPTS from the coding sequence ATGTGGGGGGCCCGCACACGCATCATCGCCGCTCTCGCCCGCCTGCGGCTGGGACGCAGGCACACCGGCAGCACGGACGCTCTGCTGTCGGTCCTGCCGGACTCGGCCCTCGTGCCGCTGCAGCGCGAGGGGCTGGACCCGGTGGCCGAGCTCGCAGAGCGGCGCGCGGTGGAGCCGGTCAGCCGGATGAAGCTCCCGTTCGGGCTGCGCGCCTGGCTGGTCACCGGGTACGAGGAGACGAAGGCGGTGCTCGCGAACTCGCCCGCGTTCAGCAACGACTTCAGCAACCTCGTCGGCACGGTCGGGATCACCGCCGATCAGAACCCGGGAGGCCTCGGGTTCACCGACCCCCCCAACCACACCCGGCTGCGCAAGCTGCTCACGCCTGAGTTCACCGGCCACCGGCTGCGGAGGCTCACGCCTCGGATCGAGGCGATCGTCGAAGGTCAGCTGGACGACATGCAGGCCGCGGCCGCGGCGGGGGAGCGGGTGGACCTGGTACAGACCTTCGCGCTGCCCATCCCGTCGCTCACGATCTGCGAACTGCTCGGCGTGCCCTACTCCGACCGGTCCGAGTTCCAGCGCCTGTCCACCACCCGCTTCGACCTGCTCGGCGGGGTCACCGGCTCGCTCGGCGCGATCTCCGAGTCCATGGAGTACCTGCTCAAGATCGTGCAGAAGCAGCGGGACGAGCCCGGCGACGGGCTGCTCGGCCGGCTCGTGCGCGAGCACGGCGACGACCTGTCCGACCACGAGCTGGCGGGTCTCGCCGACGGGCTGCTCACCGGTGGGCTGGAGACCACCGCCAGCATGCTGGCGCTGGGCACGATCGTGCTCATGCGGCACCCGGAGAGCCGGGATGCGATCGGGGAGAGCGACGAGGCGGTCGACGCGTTCGTCGACGAGCTGCTGCGCTACCTCACGGTCGTGCAGGTCGCGTTCCCGCGTTTCGCCCGGCACCGGCTGAAGATCGGCGGCGCCACCATCGAGAAGGGCGACATCGTCCTGTGCTCCCTCAGCGCGGCCAACCGCGACGGCGGAATGGACGAGTTCGACCCCGGCCGCCCCACCCGCCCCCACCTCGCCTTCGGCCACGGCCTGCACCGCTGCATCGGCGCGGAGCTCGCCCGGATGGAGCTGCGTGCCGCCTACCCGGCGCTCGTCCGGCGGTTCCCCGACATCCGCCTCGGCACCGAGCCGTCCGAGCTGCCGTTCCGGAAGCTGTCGTTCGTGTTCGGGATCGACACCCTGCCCGTGGACCTCGGGGTCACGGCTCCTCGACCGACATCGTGA
- a CDS encoding GlsB/YeaQ/YmgE family stress response membrane protein → MTVTGIITAIIIGAIIGFLGRLVAPGKQDIPIWLTVLVGIVAAFIGTWIAGFFGVADTRGIDWIEIVMQVVVAAIGVTLVAGFYGRRAVRR, encoded by the coding sequence ATGACCGTCACGGGCATCATCACCGCGATCATCATCGGAGCCATCATCGGATTCCTCGGCCGCCTCGTGGCACCGGGGAAGCAGGACATCCCGATCTGGCTGACCGTCCTGGTCGGCATCGTGGCCGCGTTCATCGGCACCTGGATCGCCGGCTTCTTCGGCGTGGCCGACACCCGGGGCATCGACTGGATCGAAATCGTCATGCAGGTCGTCGTGGCCGCGATCGGCGTCACGCTCGTCGCAGGGTTCTACGGACGCCGGGCCGTACGGCGGTAG
- a CDS encoding DMT family transporter — protein sequence MAWLVLLVSGVLETVWVASLSRSEGFSRFVPSLVFVVALGLSMVGLAYALREIPVGTGYAVWVGIGAVGTVLYGMAVLGEPVTVMRLLCLGAVVGGVAGLKFLH from the coding sequence GTGGCGTGGCTCGTGCTGCTGGTGTCGGGCGTTCTGGAGACGGTCTGGGTGGCCTCTCTGAGCCGCTCGGAGGGGTTCAGCCGGTTCGTGCCCTCGCTCGTGTTCGTGGTGGCGCTCGGGCTGAGCATGGTCGGGCTGGCCTACGCCCTGCGGGAGATCCCGGTGGGCACCGGATACGCGGTGTGGGTCGGGATCGGCGCCGTCGGAACCGTCCTGTACGGGATGGCGGTGCTCGGCGAGCCGGTCACCGTGATGCGGCTGCTGTGCCTCGGGGCCGTCGTCGGTGGCGTGGCCGGCCTGAAGTTCCTGCATTAG
- a CDS encoding alpha/beta fold hydrolase, which produces MSLFEGFTTGVVDVGDVQLYVRHGGAGPAVVLLHGHPRTGATWHRVAPQLVAAGHIVVVPDLRGYGRSSKPPTTADHAPYSKRAMAGDVVRLMRGLGHDRFGLAGHDRGSYVALRLALDHPDAVERLALLDCIPISEHLARCDARFAREWWHWFFFAQPEKPERAILADPDAWYGGSPLHMGEEAFAEFRSAIRNPETVRAMLEDYRAGLGIDRAHEEADRAAGRRVACPLLVMWSRHDDLEDLYGDPLEIWRSWATDLSGGPIESGHHMAEEAPDELAGAFRMFFTDGGRPISAHSHHQGRSPA; this is translated from the coding sequence ATGTCGCTCTTCGAGGGCTTCACCACCGGCGTCGTCGACGTCGGTGACGTGCAGCTGTACGTGCGCCACGGGGGCGCAGGGCCCGCGGTCGTGCTCCTGCACGGCCACCCGCGGACCGGCGCCACCTGGCACCGCGTGGCGCCGCAGCTGGTGGCGGCGGGGCACATCGTCGTGGTGCCGGACCTGCGTGGCTACGGGCGCTCGTCGAAGCCACCCACCACCGCGGACCATGCGCCGTACTCCAAGCGCGCCATGGCGGGCGACGTCGTCCGGCTGATGCGCGGGCTCGGCCACGACCGGTTCGGGTTGGCGGGCCACGACCGCGGCAGCTACGTCGCGCTGCGCCTCGCCCTCGACCACCCGGACGCCGTCGAGCGCCTCGCGCTCCTCGACTGCATCCCGATCTCCGAGCACCTCGCCCGGTGCGACGCCCGGTTCGCGCGAGAGTGGTGGCACTGGTTCTTCTTCGCCCAGCCGGAGAAGCCGGAGCGCGCGATCCTCGCCGATCCCGACGCCTGGTACGGCGGCAGCCCGCTGCACATGGGCGAGGAGGCGTTCGCCGAGTTCCGCAGCGCGATCCGGAACCCGGAGACCGTGCGGGCGATGCTCGAGGACTACCGGGCCGGGCTCGGCATCGACCGCGCCCACGAGGAGGCCGACCGGGCCGCAGGGCGGCGGGTGGCCTGTCCGCTGCTGGTCATGTGGTCCCGCCACGACGACCTCGAGGACCTCTACGGCGACCCGCTGGAGATCTGGCGGAGCTGGGCCACCGATCTGAGCGGCGGGCCGATCGAGTCCGGCCACCACATGGCCGAGGAGGCGCCGGACGAGCTCGCCGGCGCATTTCGGATGTTCTTCACCGACGGTGGACGACCGATCTCAGCACACTCTCACCATCAGGGGCGCTCACCTGCATAG